CTGTCGTCCCGGAACGCAACCTCCGTCACGTCGATGCAATCGTCCGGTAGGGAATAGGTCGATACTCCGGACGACAGGACCATCGTCGTCGAGACGCACTGCCAGAGATTGAGGGAGCGGTTGGACCAGTCCATCAGGATACGGTTCGCCGCCCTGCGGCCGTACCTGTGCAGCCATGCGTCCCCGGGCTCGCCCCCGGTCATGGCAATGGCGTCGTCCATGATCTCGGCCAGGTCGAGCGTCCAGGTGCGAAGGCCGGAAGTGGACATTCCTACCTCACCCGTTCCACGGAGGCGCCAGCTTGTACGGATCATTGGACGGCAGCATGTCGGTATGACCGAACGTCCACGCCATCCACGCCTGCGTTCGCTCCCGGTCGCCCTCGCCCATGTAGTAGCCGAGGCACTTGACCACCATCGCCGGCTGTCGGGCTCCGGTATCCGGTGCGTTGCCGATATTGAGGACGGCGTGGCCGCTCAACCGCCCGTCGAGCGCCGCGGCCGATCCCGTGGTCTCGCGCTGGACGCCATTGCGCCAGATCGTGACCGCCTTCGACGCAGTGTCGATCCGGACATAGACCAGTTGCATCGCGGTCAGCGTGGCCACGGAGCAGTCGATCTGCACCCGCTCCGTCGTGCCGGCCGCGGTATTGGCAAACACCCGCAACTGCGCGTTGGACGCCGCGAACAGACCCCATCCGGGCCCGCCGACCGGGTCGCCGGCGCAGAGGATCGCGTCCGTGGTCGTGGTCGAGGAAACCGAGAACAGGCCGAATATATCGACGACGTCAGAAACGCCCGGCTGGATGTCGTAGACCAGCGCCGCGTTTTCGCCGCTCGGCGTGCCGTGGAAATAGCCGTCGTTGAGCGTCGTCAGCGTCCGGCCGGAAAGATGGATGCCCTCCGCGGCATCGAAGCCCGGCAGGCTGTATTCCGCGACGATCCGATCCTCGTCGAGATCGACGACGACGACACCGCCATCCGATCCGTTCGTGCCCCACGACACATAGACGAGATCGTAGGTGGAATCGTAGAAAAGCTGATCCCAGGTCGAGGCCCCGGCGTCGTAGGCCGCATCCTCGGCGCCGGCCATGGTGATCCGGCTCACACCGGAGGTAGTGCCGACGTAGAGCATGTCGCGACCGGCGTCGTAGGCAAGGCCGTTGGGCGCGGTGAACGCGATGTCGTCGTCGTCCAGCAGCGTGCCGTCCGTCTGGATGTGGCGGACCAGGTTGCCGGACAGGTCCGAGAACCAGAGGGTATCGTCGGACGTGTCGTAGGCGACGCCCTGGACGCTCTCGATCCCCGGATAGAGCGGCGCCAGGAGGATTTCTCCCAGCTTGGTCGAGAAGTCCGCCGACATATGAACCAGCGAAGGCGCATAGGTGAGGTCGCCGTCGAGGTTCCGGCCATCATTCCCGCACCACCAAGTCCCGTCCGGCGCCCGGACAAGCCCCGTGCAGGTGAACCCTTCCCCGGTGTCCCCACCACTGGCGTCGGGCAGCGCATAGGTCGCGATCTTGGTGCCGGTGAGGCGCGTCCGGCTCAGGCTGTCGTTGCTGCCATCGAACGAAACCTGACCGCTGGATGCGGTCGGACGGTTGTCGGATGTCGATTGCGCAGGAGACGTCCCCGGGTCGGCCTCGGACGGCCATGATGCGACTGCGCCATCCGCAAGCGATCGGGCGTCCCAGAGATCGACGGCCGCGGCGTCCCGGAGGGGCGACCATGCGTATGTCCCAGCGGTCCTCGCAACATCCCGCGTGACGGCCCGGGACAATGTCCGCAGCATCAGCCGTTGACCTTCACGGTTGCGTTCGCGTTGGTCCCGGTCTTGATGACGCGGATATACCGCCACGGTCCGGCGATCAGCGCAGACGCCGCCGTGGTGCCGGTCAGCGTCGCCGCCGTGACGTAGGTCGTGTCGTCGATGGAAACCTGGATGGCGAGGCTGTCCGAAGCGTTCATCGCGGCGACGACGGCCCGCGTGCATTCGCCGAGATCGTCCCGGTAATCGAGCTCGTATGCCGACCCGGTCGCCGCGGCATCGTCGTCATAGATCGTCTTGGTGGAGAAGATGCGCGGCATCTGTAGACCTCCCAGATCGACGAGAAGGGCCGCCCGAGCGGACAGCCCTCCCCTATCAGCCCGAATACTGGGCGGTTCCGAACAGCCCGTCCGTGGTGTCCGGGTCGGCCGAGAACACGACCATGTCCAGTACCTTCGTCGCGTCCGCAGCGGACTGGACGGAATAGGTGCCCCGGACGTCGCCCGACTTCGCGGACCCCGTGCTGTCGGCGGCGGTGAACCCCGACGATGTCGTCGTCAGCGTGCCGTCCCACCAGATCAGGACGTCCGAGCGCTTCGCCACCTTCAGCGGGAACCCGAAACGGTCCCCGGTGCCGATCGCGATCAGCGTCGAGACGACGGCGGTGTCGACCGAGACCTGCGTAACCGTCTTGAACGCCTTGGGCGAGGTCGTCGCCGCGGCATTCGGGCCGGTCGTGGTCCAGACCAGCGTCTGGCCGTAGGCATCGGTTCCCGTGATCGTGATGTTGACCGGGCTGTCGTCGCCGGTCGAGGTCACGGTGACCGCGCGCGGGACATCGAGCGTTGCCACACCACCTGAGGCGAGCGTGCCATTGATGGTGAGGTTTCCCGCCGCCGCGGCGGACTGGGTCGCACAAACCGCGCCCGTGACGATCGCCGTGGGCGTGATCGTGTATCGCTGCCCAACGACCACGTCGAGGCCGCGGACCCCATAGCGGGACCCTCGACCTTCGGCGCGGCCGACGCGCAGGTCAGAGAAATGCGTGACGTTCGGCATTTGATTCCCCTTTCGTCAAGAACGAGAGGGCGGAGCCGAAGCCCCGCCGCCGTCGTCAGGCGCCGGCAGAGCCGTAGATGCCCAGGGGATCGGAGAAGCCGAAGCTGTACCGCTCCGAGAAGTTCACCTTCATGCTGAAGGTGTCCTCGTCCTCCGTCATCCGCTTCTTCATGCCGGAGCGCTTGAAGTGGATCAGGGAGTGGTCGACGTCGGTGCGGATGAACCACGCGTCCGGGTCCGTCAGGTACTGGTTCACCATGTACCCTTCGGGGATCATGTTCGACGTGACGAGGAAGTTCACGTCGTTGTTCGCCGTGTCGACCCGAAGCTGGGTCTTCAGCAGCCGCTCCGCGGTGCTCATGAGCGCCGGGGGAACGATAAGCTGGCGCGGACGGGCCGCGAACAGCTTGCCGCCCGAATCCTTCCAGGCCGCGAGTGCGACATACATCGCGTCGAGCGCGGATTCCGACAGATCGACGGAGGCCGTGTTCGAGTTGGTGTAGACGCCGACCGGATGGTCCGTCGCGCAGAGCGCCTTGCCGTCGCCGCCGGCATAGGAACCGGCCGTGAAGGCGTTGTTGAGGACCGAGGCGCCCTTGATCTCCTTGGTGATCGCCATGGATCGGCCGATCGCCCGGGCGTAGCGCATCGCGCCGCGCTCGTAGAGATTGTCCTCCATCGCCTCTTCGGTGATGATGAAGCCCTTCGCCACCGTCGTATGCTGATAGCGAACGGTGTACTCTTCACCCCACTGCTCGTAGGTGACGGACGAACCCTCGGCCTTGTCCGAGGCGAGCCCCGGGGCGCCGAGCTTGACGTCCTCTTCCCAGGCCCGGTCCGAAGACATGACCTGGAAAAT
This DNA window, taken from Gemmatimonadota bacterium, encodes the following:
- a CDS encoding Mu-like prophage major head subunit gpT family protein, giving the protein MAINRALIAKQLVPGINALFGDSYNQVPKTWDKIFQVMSSDRAWEEDVKLGAPGLASDKAEGSSVTYEQWGEEYTVRYQHTTVAKGFIITEEAMEDNLYERGAMRYARAIGRSMAITKEIKGASVLNNAFTAGSYAGGDGKALCATDHPVGVYTNSNTASVDLSESALDAMYVALAAWKDSGGKLFAARPRQLIVPPALMSTAERLLKTQLRVDTANNDVNFLVTSNMIPEGYMVNQYLTDPDAWFIRTDVDHSLIHFKRSGMKKRMTEDEDTFSMKVNFSERYSFGFSDPLGIYGSAGA